The Chrysiogenia bacterium DNA window GCTGAAGCTGATGGCCTCGTTGCCCTGACGTGCAACACGCCACAGGGCCGGAAGCAGCAGCAGCGGCGGCAGACCCGAGAGTGCGGCCCACATCGGCGCGCCAAGGAGCCAGGGGCTCGCTCCCAGGACAGCGGCGAATAGAAGCGCGATGACAACACCGAGCTTGGCGCCGCGCCTCGGCCCAAGGGTCGCAATGGGACCCATCTTCTCGGCTTCAAGGTCGGCCTCCCATTGCAGGAAGTGGTGACAGTAGAGGACCAGCGCGGCGCCGAGTCCGACGACGGCGCCGAGCACCCACGCTGCCGGGCTGACCGTACCGGTCTGCACGTAATAGGCGCCCGCCACGGGCACCGGCCCGAAGGCCGCCCAGATACACAGCTCGCCAAGACCGTAGCCCCGGTAGCTCAAGCGAAAGGGCGGGGCCTGGTAGAGCATCGCCACGCCGACGCCGGCAACCGCAAAGACGGGCGCCCATGGGTGTCCGACAGTGAGCGCTGCGCCGCAGGCAACGGCAATGGCCAGCAGCACGCCTGTGAAGGCCCAGGCCTGTTTGGGAGTGAAGGTGCCATAGAGCAGGGCGCCGCTGCCGGTGAGCGTTGCGCCCTCGGTTCCAATGGCCGCGTGGTCGGCGCCGCCCGAAAAATCCCAGATGTCGTTGGTCAGGTTGCCCGCGAACAGGGCGAGCGCGCCGCCGATGAGCGTGAGCGCCAGGCGCCAGCCCGAGACCTCGCCCACGGTGCTGGCCAGCGCGGCGCCGGCAATGAGCGGCATGAGAATCATGGGGAGCGAGATCGCGCGCACCGAGCGCAGCACTTCCATGATGGCCACGGCGCGGGCCTCACCGGGGGTGAGGTAACTCTTGGGTTCGAGGCCTTCGATGTCGCGCCCGTGCTGGTCGAGGTGCACGGCGGTGAGCGCATGAATGCGCGCGCGCATCTGTTGGCCCAGGATCTTGCGGAGCGGCCCGTCGGCGCTGTCGGGAATCGCCGTGATCTGGCGGACGATGGTGGTGCCGCGTTCGGTCTCTTCGAATTTCAGATCGATGATCGCATCCTTGAGCGGGCCTTCATCGACCCAGATGCGCGTTAAATGCGGGCGCTGAAATTCCTCGCGCGCCTTGCCGCCAAAGCGAAACCCGAAAGACTGAAAGACGAAGGAATAGGCCAGCGAGTTCTCGCCCTTGGCGAGCTCCTTGTAAGCCTTCACATGCTCTTCATGCAGCCCCAGGCGCAGCTCTTCGGAAGGGTCGACGAAGTGGGAAAACACTTCATCGATGGGGGCATCGATCTCTCGGGAAACTTCGACGGGTTCCATGGCGCGCGCTCCGGGTGATGGGTGGGGAAGGTCCGGTAAGGGTGAAAACGGCAGGAAGCGGGCACACGCCCGCGCCAACCGCAGCTCTCA harbors:
- a CDS encoding UbiA family prenyltransferase → MEPVEVSREIDAPIDEVFSHFVDPSEELRLGLHEEHVKAYKELAKGENSLAYSFVFQSFGFRFGGKAREEFQRPHLTRIWVDEGPLKDAIIDLKFEETERGTTIVRQITAIPDSADGPLRKILGQQMRARIHALTAVHLDQHGRDIEGLEPKSYLTPGEARAVAIMEVLRSVRAISLPMILMPLIAGAALASTVGEVSGWRLALTLIGGALALFAGNLTNDIWDFSGGADHAAIGTEGATLTGSGALLYGTFTPKQAWAFTGVLLAIAVACGAALTVGHPWAPVFAVAGVGVAMLYQAPPFRLSYRGYGLGELCIWAAFGPVPVAGAYYVQTGTVSPAAWVLGAVVGLGAALVLYCHHFLQWEADLEAEKMGPIATLGPRRGAKLGVVIALLFAAVLGASPWLLGAPMWAALSGLPPLLLLPALWRVARQGNEAISFSLLQRAGEAFALGVGVLSVVLFTA